GTCAAATACCAGCTTAGTACTTTTGCCGTCGCGATGACGAGCATAATCATTGAAGAAGTAATGACAGAGCGTTTAGCAACTTTAAACAATTCACGAATAGTTAGCTCTTTATAAATAAAGAAACCAATGATCAAGCTGTAAATAATCGCAACTGCAGCGGCCTCAGTTGGCGTAAATATTCCAAAATAAATACCTCCTAAAACGATAAGCGGCATTATAATTCCCCATATTGCATTCCTTGACGATATCCATACCTCTTTCCAGCTCGCTTTTTGATCAGGTTTATGCCCTTGCTTTTTTGCAATAATATAGCTAAACACCATAAGAACTAGTCCGATAAAAATACCTGGTATAATTCCCGCAATAAAAAGCTGGCTTATAGACACTTCCGCTACAGCGCCATATACAAGCAATGTTATACTTGGAGGAATGATAATTCCTAGAGAACCAGCTGCACACATTAAACCAACGGCAAACTTCGGAGAATAACGCGCTTCTTTCATAGAAGGAATCATAATTCCACCTATAGCAGCTACAGTTGCTGGACTTGATCCGGATAGCGCAGCAAAAAACATCGAAGCTAGAACACCTGCAATCGGTAAACCTCCAGTCGTCCATCCCACCCATTTTCTGGCCATATCTATTAATCTTTTTGAAGTTCCTCCAGCAAGCATTAAATCTCCTGCAAAAACGAAAAATGGAATAGCCATCAGCGAAAAAGAATCAATCCCAGAAAACATTGTTCTAGAAAAAACGTCAATTGAAATACCACTTTTTATAAGGGCAATAAAGCTTGTCAAACCAATAGCAACAGCTATTGGAGTACTAAGCAGCAACAAAGCAAAAAAGATAAATAAGACGATCAACGCTTTGCCACCTCCTCATTTCGTTCATCTGATAATCCGTTTGGATTTCGAAAGCTTTTTATATCTGAAATGAACAATTGTAAAAAGCGAATCATCATGAGGAACCCCCCAACCGGTAAAGCTAAATACGGAATATACATAGGAAGTCCTAAAGAAGGCGTCACATTTCCGAACTTAATAACGTTAAGAACGGTTTCATATCCTGAAACGATGAGGATGAGACAAAATAGAATACCGACAAAATTTGCTAAAAGTGAAAATACTTTTTTAAGATAGCTGGGCAAATAAACGACTAACACATCCACCGCTGCATGTGCCTTTTCCCTAACAGCAATGCTGCTTCCGATAAAAATAAACCAAATAATTAAATAGCGTGCTACTTCTTCAGACCAATGCAACGAATAATTAAAAACATAACGTAAAACAACTTGCACAAAAACAATGAATGAAGTGAGAATTAGAGATAAGACACCAATATATTCTTCAAAATGATTCAAGATGTTATTCATCTTCCCCAATGTGTTCTCTCCTAACGTCAAAAACTTTGCGTTCACTAAACTTCTTGCCAAAATAAAAACGGTTTCTGAATAGTGTAAATATGGACGGCAATAGCCGTCCGCGTTTTTTATTTTTCACCGTTAATGGCGTTTAAAAGCTCTTCACTTCCATCAATCTCTTTAAATTCGTCATAAACTTTTTTTGTTGCTTCAATAAATGCTTCCCGATTTTCTGCCGTTAGCTCAGTTATTTCGATTCCTGAGTCTTCCAACACTTTCATATATTCCTC
This genomic interval from Pueribacillus theae contains the following:
- a CDS encoding TRAP transporter large permease, whose translation is MIVLFIFFALLLLSTPIAVAIGLTSFIALIKSGISIDVFSRTMFSGIDSFSLMAIPFFVFAGDLMLAGGTSKRLIDMARKWVGWTTGGLPIAGVLASMFFAALSGSSPATVAAIGGIMIPSMKEARYSPKFAVGLMCAAGSLGIIIPPSITLLVYGAVAEVSISQLFIAGIIPGIFIGLVLMVFSYIIAKKQGHKPDQKASWKEVWISSRNAIWGIIMPLIVLGGIYFGIFTPTEAAAVAIIYSLIIGFFIYKELTIRELFKVAKRSVITSSMIMLVIATAKVLSWYLTFEKIPTQIASVLLEYATSPLMFLILINILLLIVGMFMDSSAAVLILVPLFLPIAIEMGISPIHFGVVMIVNLAIGMLTPPFGLNLFVASGISKMSLTSVTRGTVPFIIVLIAALLVITFIPQLSLFLPDQIYVK
- a CDS encoding TRAP transporter small permease gives rise to the protein MNNILNHFEEYIGVLSLILTSFIVFVQVVLRYVFNYSLHWSEEVARYLIIWFIFIGSSIAVREKAHAAVDVLVVYLPSYLKKVFSLLANFVGILFCLILIVSGYETVLNVIKFGNVTPSLGLPMYIPYLALPVGGFLMMIRFLQLFISDIKSFRNPNGLSDERNEEVAKR